The DNA region AGCTTGCGTCCGTCCGGGCCGCGCAGGGCACGCGCCGGCAGGCAGTCGAGCAGGGCCCTGGTGTAAGGGTGGCGCGGGTTGCGGAACAGGCCGCGCACCTTGCCGGATTCCACCACATGCCCGGCATACATCACGGTGACGCGGTCGGAGATCGCGGCGACCACGCCGAGATTATGGGTGATGAACAACACGCCCATGCCGGTCTCGCGCCGCAGCCGGTCGATGAGGGCGAGGATCTGCGCCTGGATGGTGACGTCGAGCGCCGTCGTCGGCTCGTCGGCGATGAGCAGCGACGGGTTGCAGGCCATGGCGAGCGCGATCATGACCCGCTGGCGCATGCCGCCCGACATCTGGTGGGGGTAGTCATGGACGCGCCGGCGCGCATCGGGAATCTCGACGAGGCCGAGCATCTCCTCGGCCCGGCGCAAGGCCGCCGCCCGGTCGAGCCCCATATGCAGCCGCACGGACTCAGCGATCTGCTCGCCGACGCTGAGCACCGGATTGAGGCTCGTCATCGGCTCCTGGAACACCATGGCGATCTCGGCGCCCCTCAGCGCGCGCAATTGCGGTTGCGGCAGGCGGGCGAGATCGACGACGTCGCCGGCCCGCCGGCGCAACAGGATGCGTCCGGCCGAGACCCTTCCCGAGGGCTTCGGCAACAGCCCCATGACGGCGAGGCTCGTCACCGATTTGCCGGAGCCGGATTCGCCGACGAGGGCCACCGTCTCGCCGGGATCGACGCGCAGCGTCACGCCGCGCACCGGTGTCGTCTCGCCATCCTCGCCGCGGAAGGTGACGGCGAGATCCTCGATGGAAAGGAGAGGGGATGCGGCGCTCATCACAAGGCCTTGCGCAGCTTGGGGTCGAGCATGTCGCGCAGGCCGTCGCCGACGATCTGCATCGACAGCGCCGCCAGCACGATGGCGAGACCGGGGAAGAGCACGACCCAGAAGGCCTGATCGGCAAAGTTCTGGCCGCTCGCGATCATGGTTCCCCAGGTCGGCACTTCGGGCGGCACGCCGGCGCCGAGGAAGGACAGGCCGGCCTCGGCCAGCACCGCATAGGCGAAGATGAAGGTCGCCTGGACGATCAGCGGCGAGGTGACGTTGAGCAGGATATGCACCGTGATGATGCGCCAGGTGGAGACGCCGAGCGAGCGCGCTGCCTCGACGAAGGGCAGTTCGCGCACCACCAGCGTCGAGGCGCGCACCACGCGCACCACGCGCGGCGTGTAGACGATCGAGAGAGCCAGGATGACGTTGAAGGCCGAGGCGCCGAGCACCGCCACCAGGAAGATCGCGAGAAGGATGTCGGGCAGCGCCATCAGCGCGTCGACGCCCTGCATGACGATGCGGTCGGCCTTGCGGAAATAGCCGGCCGCCAGCCCGAACACGGTTCCGGCCAGCATCGAGACGACGACCACCGCAAAGCCGATCGAGAGCGAGGCGCGCGCCCCGTAGATGACGCGCGAGTAGACGTCGCGCCCGAACTCGTCCGTCCCGAACCAGAATTGCGGATCCGGCGGCCGCAGGCGGCGCGCGAGCCGCATGGCGGTCGGCGGAAAGGAGGTGACGAAGGGGGCGAGGATCGCCGCGATGACGATGATGGTGAGCACCAGCGCGCCGATGAGCACCAGCTTGCGCCGGAACAGGCGCCGCAGGAAGAGGAGGGCGGGTGAAGCCTGCGTCATGACCGGTTCACATCCGCACGCGCGGATCGACCAGCGTGTAGATGAGGTCGATCAGGAGGTTGATGAGGACATAGATGGCGGCGACCACGATCAGGGTGCCCTGGATCACCGGATAGTCGCGCCGCAGCACCGCGCTGACCACGAGATTGCCGATGCCGGGCAGGCCGAACACCGTCTCGGTGACGATGGCGCCGCCGATCAACAGCGCGGCCGTCAGGCCGACCACCGTGATGATCGGCACGAGCGCGTTGCGGAAGGCGTGATGCATCACGACATTCTGCTCGGACAGGCCCTTGGAGCGCGCCGTGCGGACGTAATCCTCGCCCAGCACGTCGAGCATGCTCGCCCGCGTGAAGCGCGTGATCAGCGCCGAATTGACGAGGCCGAGCACGACGGACGGCAGCAGCAGATGGTAGAGGCGCTGCGCGAGCGTGGCGCCCGGATCGCCATAGCCCGCCACCGGAAACCAGCCGAGCCGGACGGCGAACAGCTGGATCAGGACGAGGCCGAGCCAGAAGCTCGGGATGTTGGCGGCGAGCAGCGCAAAGCCGCTCACGATCTGGTCGACAGCGCGGCCACGCCACACCGCCGAGGCGATGCCGCAGGGGATGCCGATAAGCGCGGCGATCGTGATCGAGAACAGAGCAAGGAAGAAGGTCGGCTCGGCCCGGTCGTGCAGCGCTGTGGTTACCGGCTGCTGCAGGAAGATCGACTGGCCGAGATTGCCGCGCGCGATCTCCTTGAGCCAGAGCAGGAATTGCACCAGGACCGGCTGGTCGAGACCGTAGATCTCGCGCAGCCGTGCAACATCCTCGGGGCGCGCCTGATCGCCGAGCATGATCGAGGCCGGATCGCCAGGCGCGAGCCGCGTCAGGAAGAAGACCGTGGTGGCGACGAGCAGCAGCACCACGAGGAGGCCGGCGAGTCGCCGGGCGATGAAGCGCAGCAAGGCCGTTTCTCCACTCTGTCGGGACGCGGCCCATCCGCGTCGCCGTGGCCGTCAGGCAGAAGGCGGGGAGTGCCGAAGCCGCCACCGCCACCGATTCCGCAGGTGGCCTATTTGGCGAGGCCGGCGTTCCAGAAGGCCGGCCAGGGCATCGGCGCATAACCCTGCATCGCCTTCGACACGCCGCTCAGCGCCGCGAAATTGCCGACCCGGACATAGGGCACCTCGTCATAGACGACCTGCTGCACCTTGCCCCAGAGCGCACCGCGCTTGGCGGGATCGAGCTCGGCGTTGAAGGCGGCGAGCGCTGCATCCTTGGCCGGCGTCTTCCACCATCCGGGCGCGCCATCGCCGAGTTGCGGCGGCGAGAGCATGGGCTCGGGCAGGAAGGCCGAATGCGTGACGTAGACATCCCAGAGCGTCGGATCGCCGCGCCTTTGGATCAAGGTCGCCCAATCGACCACATCGAGCTCGACCGCGAAGCCCGCGGCCTTGAGCTGCTCGGCCATGACGAGCGCGATGCGGCTGTGGAAGTCGTATTGCTTGGAGTTGAGGATGCGGATCGGCGCGCCGCCATATTTCGCCTCAGTGAGCAGGGCCTTCGCAGCCTGCGCGTCACCCTTGTTGTACTGATCCGCGCCGGCATTCGAATAGAAGGGCGAGCCCTTGGGGAAATGCTCCGCCGCGACGGCGAAGAATTGCGGATCGCCGAAGCCTGCAAACAGCATGTCCTCTTCGCTGAGCGCCAGCTGGAAGGCGCGACGCAGCTTCAGATCGGCCATCGGGCCTTGCTTGGTGTTGGTGACGATATAGGGGAAGCCATAGGGCATGGTGACGACGGCATTGGCCCCGCCCGCCACGCGCTTGGCGCCCTCGACCGGGAGCTGGTCGGCGAAGTGATACTGGCCGGCGACGACGCCCTCGACGCGCGTATTGGCGTTGGGCACCGGAATGAAGCGCAGCTCCGCGATCTTCGCTTCACGCTTGCCCGCATAGCCGCTCGCCGGCTCGGCGCGTGCCGCATAGGCCTCATGGCGCACCAGCACCACATATTGATCGGCCTTGCGCTCGCGGAATTTATAGGGGCCGGTGCCGATGAACTCGACGAGCGGCGTGGTGGCCTTGTCCTTGTCGATCGTTTCCTTGGCCATGATACCGGCAAAGCCCGACGGCAGGGCGAGATGCGCGAGGAGGGCGGGCTCGACGGCACGCAGCGCGATCTCGACGGTCGCCGCATCCTTGGCGGTGACTGCGGTAATGCTCTTTGCGAGCGAGGTGCCGCGCGGCGTCATGGCGAGCCAGCGCTGCAACGAAGCGACGACATCGCTGGCGTCGAGATCGCGGCCATTATGCAGCTTCACACCGCTGCGCAGCGCGATGGTGTAGGTGAGCCCGTCGCCGCTGATCTTCGGCAGCTCGGCCGCGAGCATCGGCTTGATCACCCAATTGGCGTCGAAGGTGAAGAGTGGCTCGTAGACATGCTGCATGATGATGCCGACGAGATCGGCCGTGGAGGCCATCGGATCGAGGGATTGCGGCTCGCCCACCATGGCGAGATTGGCGCTCGCCCCTTCGGCTGAGGCGCCGCGCGGCAGCAGGCCCGCTAATGCAACCCCGCCGAGCGCGCCGGTGAAGGCCCGACGTGTGGGAAGGAACGAGCCGGGGACGATGATGGGCATCTCTGTCTCCTCTCCAGTGACTTGCGATCGGCTGATCCCGTATCTGCAATTTGCATACCGTTCTTGAAATAAAATTACACAATCATGACGCTTGTCAAGAGGGTCGTTGCAAATATCGGGCATATTCGGCATATTACGGCGGAATCGTCGATACAAGATCAACGTCCGCGGCCAGTTTGTGTAATTAAATTCCATAGCAATGTGAGGAGGTTGTGTTGGGTCCGTTTGATCTCGTGCTCGCCGGCGGCCATGTGATTGATCCCTCTCAGGGGTTCGATCGGGTGGCCGATATCGGCTTCTCGCAAGGTCGCGTGGCGGCGATCGGGGAGGGGCTCTCGGGCGCGGCCGCCGAGATTCGCGATGTCGCCGGCAAGATCGTGACGCCTGGCCTCATCGACCTGCACACCCATGTCTATGTCGGCGGCACCTCGCTCGGCGTCGATCCGCGGCTGCTGGCGCGCGGTGCGGTCACGACGCTCGTCGATACGGGGAGCG from Rhizobiales bacterium GAS188 includes:
- a CDS encoding peptide/nickel transport system permease protein; amino-acid sequence: MLRFIARRLAGLLVVLLLVATTVFFLTRLAPGDPASIMLGDQARPEDVARLREIYGLDQPVLVQFLLWLKEIARGNLGQSIFLQQPVTTALHDRAEPTFFLALFSITIAALIGIPCGIASAVWRGRAVDQIVSGFALLAANIPSFWLGLVLIQLFAVRLGWFPVAGYGDPGATLAQRLYHLLLPSVVLGLVNSALITRFTRASMLDVLGEDYVRTARSKGLSEQNVVMHHAFRNALVPIITVVGLTAALLIGGAIVTETVFGLPGIGNLVVSAVLRRDYPVIQGTLIVVAAIYVLINLLIDLIYTLVDPRVRM
- a CDS encoding peptide/nickel transport system permease protein codes for the protein MTQASPALLFLRRLFRRKLVLIGALVLTIIVIAAILAPFVTSFPPTAMRLARRLRPPDPQFWFGTDEFGRDVYSRVIYGARASLSIGFAVVVVSMLAGTVFGLAAGYFRKADRIVMQGVDALMALPDILLAIFLVAVLGASAFNVILALSIVYTPRVVRVVRASTLVVRELPFVEAARSLGVSTWRIITVHILLNVTSPLIVQATFIFAYAVLAEAGLSFLGAGVPPEVPTWGTMIASGQNFADQAFWVVLFPGLAIVLAALSMQIVGDGLRDMLDPKLRKAL
- a CDS encoding peptide/nickel transport system substrate-binding protein translates to MPIIVPGSFLPTRRAFTGALGGVALAGLLPRGASAEGASANLAMVGEPQSLDPMASTADLVGIIMQHVYEPLFTFDANWVIKPMLAAELPKISGDGLTYTIALRSGVKLHNGRDLDASDVVASLQRWLAMTPRGTSLAKSITAVTAKDAATVEIALRAVEPALLAHLALPSGFAGIMAKETIDKDKATTPLVEFIGTGPYKFRERKADQYVVLVRHEAYAARAEPASGYAGKREAKIAELRFIPVPNANTRVEGVVAGQYHFADQLPVEGAKRVAGGANAVVTMPYGFPYIVTNTKQGPMADLKLRRAFQLALSEEDMLFAGFGDPQFFAVAAEHFPKGSPFYSNAGADQYNKGDAQAAKALLTEAKYGGAPIRILNSKQYDFHSRIALVMAEQLKAAGFAVELDVVDWATLIQRRGDPTLWDVYVTHSAFLPEPMLSPPQLGDGAPGWWKTPAKDAALAAFNAELDPAKRGALWGKVQQVVYDEVPYVRVGNFAALSGVSKAMQGYAPMPWPAFWNAGLAK
- a CDS encoding peptide/nickel transport system ATP-binding protein — translated: MSAASPLLSIEDLAVTFRGEDGETTPVRGVTLRVDPGETVALVGESGSGKSVTSLAVMGLLPKPSGRVSAGRILLRRRAGDVVDLARLPQPQLRALRGAEIAMVFQEPMTSLNPVLSVGEQIAESVRLHMGLDRAAALRRAEEMLGLVEIPDARRRVHDYPHQMSGGMRQRVMIALAMACNPSLLIADEPTTALDVTIQAQILALIDRLRRETGMGVLFITHNLGVVAAISDRVTVMYAGHVVESGKVRGLFRNPRHPYTRALLDCLPARALRGPDGRKLVRAIPGSSATPRPKEGCDFAPRCPSAQPACSTNIPVLEALDLESSVRCLRWREL